The Candidatus Epulonipiscium sp. DNA segment ACTACGTTTTTTGGTATAATGGTCATGAGACTTGAACGCTCCTTTCTGGGAGGTAATGGTTGTTTGGCAATTTCCATTATACCAGAGGCGTTTCAGGTCTCATTTTTTTATTAAGTTAACAGAACATGATTTTTATTGAGGAGGAAAATTATGATTACGCGCTTGGAAGTACAGGAAACTAATAAAATGATTGAAAAGGCCAAGCTGGATGTTCGAACCATTACCTTGGGGATAAGTTTGCAGGATTGTGCGGATAGCGATATTAATAAGTTTAATAAAAATATATATGATAAGATTACAAAAACAGCAGAAAACCTTGTAAAAACTGGTGAGGAAATTGAAAAAGAATTCGGAATTCCCATTGTAAATAAAAGAATTTCAGTAACCCCAATTTCTATTGTGGCTGCAGGTACTAAAACTGATTCTTATGTGTCTGTTGCCCACGCCTTAGATAAGGCTGCAAAAGATGTTGGTGTTAATTTTATTGGGGGTTTTTCAGCCCTAGTTCAAAAGGGTTCTAATACTTCAGATAATATTTTGATTCAATCAATTCCCCAAGCTTTAGCAGAAACCCAAAGAGTATGCTCTTCCGTTAACTTGGGAAGTACGAAATCAGGGATTAATATGGATGCTGTAAAACAAATGGGGGAAATAATAAAACAAACGGCAGAGGCAACTAAAGATAAAGAATCTATTGGATGTGCAAAACTAGTGGTATTTTGTAATGCTCCGGAAGATAATCCCTTTATGGCAGGGGCCTTTCATGGGGTAGGAGAAAAAGATTGTGTCATTAATGTGGGGGTTAGTGGTCCGGGAGTTGTAAAAAAAGCTCTTGAAGCTGTAAAAGGAAAAGATTTTGAAACACTTTGCGAAACAATAAAAAAGACTGCTTTTAAAATTACAAGAGTAGGGCAATTAGTTGCCCAGGAAGCCTCAAGAAGACTTAATATACCCTTTGGAATTATTGATTTATCTCTTGCGCCAACTCCTGAGATAGGAGATAGTATTGCAGAAATATTTGAAGAAATGGGATTGCAAAATGCCGGGGCGCCGGGAACTACTGCAGCTTTGGCCCTTTTAAATGATAATGTTAAAAAGGGTGGAGTAATGGCATCCTCCTATGTTGGGGGGCTTAGTGGGGCATTTATTCCTGTTAGCGAAGACCAAGGTATGATAAGGGCTGTGAAAAATGGGGCCCTTACTTTAGAAAAATTGGAGGCCATGACTTGTGTGTGTTCTGTAGGCCTTGATATGATAGCAATACCGGGGGATACCTCTAATGAGACCATTTCAGGGATTATTGCAGATGAAATGGCTATAGGAATGATTAATGGGAAAACCACTGCTGTTCGTATTATCCCCGTAATCGGTAAAACAG contains these protein-coding regions:
- a CDS encoding PFL family protein; protein product: MITRLEVQETNKMIEKAKLDVRTITLGISLQDCADSDINKFNKNIYDKITKTAENLVKTGEEIEKEFGIPIVNKRISVTPISIVAAGTKTDSYVSVAHALDKAAKDVGVNFIGGFSALVQKGSNTSDNILIQSIPQALAETQRVCSSVNLGSTKSGINMDAVKQMGEIIKQTAEATKDKESIGCAKLVVFCNAPEDNPFMAGAFHGVGEKDCVINVGVSGPGVVKKALEAVKGKDFETLCETIKKTAFKITRVGQLVAQEASRRLNIPFGIIDLSLAPTPEIGDSIAEIFEEMGLQNAGAPGTTAALALLNDNVKKGGVMASSYVGGLSGAFIPVSEDQGMIRAVKNGALTLEKLEAMTCVCSVGLDMIAIPGDTSNETISGIIADEMAIGMINGKTTAVRIIPVIGKTVGDTVEFGGLLGYAPIMAVNHFSCKDFIHRGGRIPAPIHSFKN